A DNA window from Pontimonas salivibrio contains the following coding sequences:
- a CDS encoding ABC transporter ATP-binding protein yields MTTLAVSHLSISYGDTPALRDISLVVPSGSVVAVLGPSGCGKTTLLLALAGLLAIDEGTISVGSKTLSSPDALVPPEQRGIGWVPQESSLFPHLSVADNIGFGLPKGRRRSDKIDSLAELVGISELVNRQPSALSGGQAQRVALARALAPTPDAILLDEPFAALDTVLRHQLAREVVELLRETDTTTVLVTHDREEALDLADLVVVMDGGRVAQVGTPREIYESPLTPWVASFVGDTVEVEGTWQDTALECETCGAKELCEGQPLRYGCSGHVDTVLGSLAASAQGFNPGQGESVRVVLRPEWLVPQAQGVQSTVTNLTYAGHDALVELMIAPSDTKVRARIAAPFLPAVGSPFGIAVRHPALVFPLNSHEESLVSDHVTQV; encoded by the coding sequence ATGACCACCCTCGCGGTTTCCCACCTCAGCATCTCCTACGGTGACACTCCGGCGCTGCGCGACATTTCCTTGGTCGTTCCTTCCGGTTCGGTCGTCGCCGTACTCGGCCCTTCCGGTTGCGGAAAAACCACCCTCCTTCTCGCGCTCGCAGGACTGTTGGCAATCGATGAGGGGACCATCTCGGTGGGGTCAAAGACGTTGAGCTCGCCTGACGCTCTCGTCCCACCCGAACAGCGAGGTATTGGATGGGTCCCCCAAGAGTCCTCACTGTTCCCCCACTTGAGTGTCGCCGACAATATTGGTTTTGGGTTACCCAAAGGCCGGCGTCGAAGCGACAAGATTGACAGCTTGGCTGAGCTTGTGGGCATTAGTGAGTTGGTCAACCGGCAACCCAGCGCCCTCTCTGGCGGCCAAGCTCAACGGGTGGCACTCGCACGAGCTCTTGCTCCCACCCCCGACGCCATCCTGTTGGATGAGCCCTTCGCCGCGCTCGACACTGTGCTTCGACACCAACTCGCTCGTGAAGTCGTTGAATTGCTTCGAGAAACAGACACCACCACAGTGTTAGTCACCCACGACCGGGAGGAAGCACTCGACCTGGCCGACCTCGTTGTGGTGATGGATGGCGGCCGTGTTGCTCAAGTGGGAACCCCCAGAGAAATCTACGAATCCCCCCTAACCCCCTGGGTGGCGTCGTTTGTGGGCGACACCGTAGAGGTCGAAGGGACCTGGCAAGACACGGCCTTGGAGTGTGAAACCTGTGGAGCGAAGGAGCTCTGTGAAGGGCAACCACTGCGTTACGGATGCTCGGGACACGTCGATACTGTCTTGGGTTCATTGGCCGCCAGTGCACAAGGGTTCAACCCCGGCCAGGGCGAATCTGTTCGGGTGGTGCTGCGACCAGAATGGTTGGTCCCCCAAGCCCAGGGGGTGCAATCCACGGTGACCAACCTCACCTATGCGGGTCATGATGCGCTCGTGGAACTCATGATTGCCCCCAGTGATACCAAAGTGCGAGCCCGGATTGCCGCACCGTTTTTACCCGCCGTGGGCTCACCTTTTGGTATCGCGGTGCGACACCCAGCGTTGGTATTCCCCCTCAACTCTCACGAGGAATCGCTAGTCTCGGACCACGTCACACAGGTGTAA
- a CDS encoding acyl-CoA dehydrogenase family protein, with translation MQWTDELLESIRARAAHFDATNSFFHEDLEALRDIGYLHPRPLTELVDNQRTLARYAPATALGLGMHFTWVGVAQTLQAAGDDSLAFVLEGARSGELFAFGVSERGNDRVLTDSVTQVSQVEGGYAFHGEKVFTSLSPAWTKLGLLGRMGDSIVHGFISRDTPGYHIVEDWNTLGMRATQSHTTVLDGAVVSSDHLARIIPVGDNSDPFIRAIFQNFLLLVSSVYVGIAERALELAVEAVSSRTSMARDGKTYATDPDIRWQVADAAMAVDALDAPLRSLAADVVDQVDHGPRWFRLLSGVKHRSVETARSVVDSALRLHGGRGYHVSHEISRLQRDVLAGVYHPSDTEAVHHTVAFDLLGPAERQ, from the coding sequence ATGCAGTGGACTGACGAACTGCTGGAGTCAATCCGGGCACGAGCGGCGCACTTCGATGCGACCAACTCTTTTTTCCACGAAGACCTCGAGGCCCTTCGAGATATTGGCTACCTACACCCTCGCCCACTTACAGAATTGGTGGACAATCAGCGCACCCTGGCGCGTTATGCGCCAGCCACCGCGCTGGGTTTGGGAATGCATTTCACGTGGGTGGGTGTGGCCCAAACCCTGCAGGCAGCTGGGGATGACTCTTTAGCGTTTGTCCTGGAGGGGGCACGATCGGGGGAGCTTTTCGCTTTCGGTGTGAGTGAACGCGGAAACGACCGAGTGCTGACAGATTCGGTCACCCAGGTAAGCCAGGTGGAGGGCGGCTACGCCTTCCACGGCGAAAAGGTTTTCACGTCACTGTCGCCCGCCTGGACGAAACTGGGCCTCTTGGGTCGGATGGGCGACAGCATCGTCCACGGCTTTATCAGCAGGGATACCCCCGGTTACCACATTGTTGAAGACTGGAACACGTTGGGGATGAGGGCCACCCAGAGTCACACCACCGTGTTGGACGGTGCGGTGGTGAGCTCGGACCACTTAGCCCGCATCATTCCTGTGGGCGACAATTCTGATCCTTTTATTCGTGCAATCTTCCAAAACTTCCTGCTCTTGGTCTCGTCGGTGTATGTCGGGATCGCCGAGCGTGCGTTGGAACTCGCCGTCGAGGCGGTGTCTTCCCGAACGAGCATGGCCAGAGACGGGAAGACTTATGCCACTGACCCCGATATTCGGTGGCAGGTTGCCGACGCGGCAATGGCTGTCGACGCGCTCGATGCACCCCTTCGCAGTCTTGCTGCCGACGTGGTTGACCAGGTCGATCACGGGCCGCGCTGGTTTCGATTGCTCTCCGGGGTGAAACACCGCTCTGTTGAGACGGCCAGAAGCGTGGTCGATAGTGCCCTAAGACTTCACGGTGGTCGTGGCTATCACGTCAGCCACGAAATCAGCCGGCTTCAACGTGATGTGTTGGCCGGGGTGTATCACCCGAGTGACACGGAGGCCGTCCACCACACGGTGGCCTTTGACCTCCTCGGCCCGGCAGAGCGGCAATAG
- a CDS encoding alpha/beta hydrolase yields the protein MMAQVERVDDSFVDVDGVTIYFHRWWGRKSPRAIIQIAHGLGEHAMRYDWLARQLVGAGYEVWANEHRGHGQTGLDQWDGDYAKLGRLGIGGLRSTIRSVREFHDLITHEHPGVPNVFLGHSWGSLMGQILLNEGFAQDLDAVVFSGTTYRMPGYMNAGDLNAHHAHLGDTGAEWLSRDPEIHQRWVADPLAFPANTLKLFGPLDALRLLGGPRAVGSDIPMLLMVGDDDSLGGEQGVKKLEKAYRTRGGLTRLATKIYPGARHEVFNEINRDEVVTDLLGWLSDALPESRK from the coding sequence ATGATGGCTCAGGTGGAACGCGTTGATGACTCTTTTGTGGATGTCGATGGTGTCACCATTTACTTTCACCGTTGGTGGGGACGAAAAAGTCCCCGGGCAATCATCCAGATAGCCCACGGGCTGGGCGAACACGCCATGCGCTACGACTGGTTAGCCCGGCAACTCGTGGGCGCCGGTTATGAAGTGTGGGCGAATGAGCACCGGGGTCATGGCCAAACCGGGCTGGACCAGTGGGATGGCGATTACGCCAAGCTGGGCCGTTTAGGCATCGGTGGTCTGCGCTCCACGATCCGGTCAGTCCGGGAGTTTCACGACCTCATCACCCATGAGCATCCCGGTGTCCCCAACGTCTTCCTCGGTCACAGTTGGGGCTCCCTGATGGGGCAAATCCTTCTCAATGAAGGATTTGCCCAGGACCTTGACGCCGTGGTGTTTAGCGGGACCACCTACCGGATGCCGGGTTATATGAATGCGGGTGACTTAAACGCCCACCATGCCCACTTGGGTGACACCGGTGCGGAATGGCTTAGTCGGGACCCGGAAATCCATCAGCGTTGGGTGGCAGACCCGCTAGCGTTTCCGGCCAACACTCTGAAACTCTTTGGTCCCCTCGACGCGCTGAGATTGCTCGGGGGGCCCCGAGCAGTGGGTAGTGACATTCCGATGTTGCTGATGGTGGGTGATGACGATTCGTTGGGCGGTGAGCAGGGGGTAAAAAAGCTCGAGAAGGCTTACCGCACCCGCGGTGGTCTTACTCGGCTAGCAACAAAGATTTACCCAGGAGCACGCCACGAAGTGTTCAATGAAATAAACCGCGACGAAGTAGTCACTGACCTACTCGGATGGTTGTCTGACGCACTGCCAGAATCGCGAAAGTAA
- a CDS encoding lipoyl protein ligase domain-containing protein, with product MHAEYKVPGGKLVTVDLETSGGVISHARVAGDFFLEPDEVLEMINHSLEGLSVATSHDDLEAAVSKVIPDGAVLMGFDPAAVATVVRRALTSATSFTDYQWDYLAPEPLEPLHQMAMDQVLTEQVGAGERGPTLRLWEWAKPAVVIGSFQSLRNEVDMEGANRHGMEVVRRVSGGGAMFMELGTAITYSLYAPAELVAGMSFQDSYAFLDDWVIQALRGLGIDAHYKPLNDIQSPSGKIGGAAQKRLGSGAVLHHVTMAYDMDGDRMVEVLRIGREKISDKGVASANKRVDPLRAHTGMSRADIQDHLVNTFQSLYSLRPGSITDAEHRLAANLASEKFATTEWLHRVP from the coding sequence GTGCACGCAGAGTATAAAGTTCCGGGCGGAAAACTTGTCACGGTAGACCTAGAGACCAGTGGCGGTGTGATTAGTCACGCCCGGGTGGCCGGCGACTTCTTTTTAGAACCCGATGAGGTTCTGGAGATGATCAACCACTCCCTCGAAGGGTTATCGGTGGCGACCAGTCACGATGATCTGGAAGCTGCCGTATCGAAGGTGATCCCTGACGGTGCTGTGTTGATGGGTTTCGACCCAGCGGCCGTCGCCACGGTCGTGCGGCGAGCATTGACCAGCGCAACAAGCTTCACCGACTATCAGTGGGATTACCTCGCTCCTGAACCTCTAGAGCCGCTGCACCAAATGGCGATGGATCAGGTCCTCACCGAACAGGTGGGTGCCGGTGAGCGCGGGCCTACCCTGCGCTTATGGGAGTGGGCGAAACCTGCGGTCGTCATTGGTAGTTTCCAATCCCTTCGAAACGAAGTGGATATGGAAGGGGCCAACCGCCACGGTATGGAAGTCGTGCGCCGGGTCAGCGGCGGCGGGGCCATGTTTATGGAACTAGGTACAGCGATTACCTATTCCCTCTACGCCCCCGCGGAACTTGTCGCCGGAATGAGTTTTCAAGACTCCTACGCGTTCTTAGACGACTGGGTGATTCAGGCCTTGCGAGGTTTGGGTATTGACGCCCACTACAAGCCCCTCAATGACATCCAATCCCCGAGTGGAAAAATCGGTGGTGCGGCCCAAAAACGTCTAGGCAGTGGTGCTGTGCTCCACCACGTCACCATGGCCTACGACATGGATGGCGACCGGATGGTGGAAGTGTTGCGCATTGGTCGCGAAAAGATCAGCGATAAAGGCGTCGCTTCGGCGAACAAAAGGGTTGACCCCTTACGCGCTCACACCGGGATGAGTCGAGCGGACATTCAAGACCACTTGGTCAACACCTTCCAGTCGCTCTATTCGCTTCGCCCCGGGTCAATCACCGACGCCGAACACCGATTGGCGGCCAATTTGGCGAGCGAAAAATTTGCCACCACTGAGTGGCTTCACCGCGTTCCGTGA
- a CDS encoding FecCD family ABC transporter permease → MSNTIARPAGVLRRSVLALTLLALLITGVLVSAVTGQLDISASEVWGSILNRLGFSTTLAPTEDVVDATLWVVRFPRIVMAIAVGASLAVGGALMQAVFGNPLAEPGVVGVSSGAALGASIAIVFGVQFAGGGVAALAFVGGLLATLLVYAVARAGGRTEVVTLLLTGIAINAFAQAGLAFVLFLADTASREQIVFWQLGSLAGSLWSEVVVVVPLLLVGMLAAVVLARQLDVLALGERNARHLGVDVEALRIVVIVLVALLTAAAVAFAGIIAFVGLVVPHIIRMVLGPAHRGLLWASAVGGATLLLWADLLTRTLVQGADLPIGMLTALVGGPFFFALLYQQRRKSGGWM, encoded by the coding sequence GTGAGCAACACAATTGCCCGACCGGCGGGTGTTCTGAGACGCAGTGTGTTGGCCCTCACACTGCTTGCACTATTGATTACCGGCGTATTGGTCTCGGCGGTGACCGGCCAGTTAGATATTTCCGCCAGTGAAGTGTGGGGGTCCATTCTGAACCGGCTTGGTTTTTCGACCACTTTGGCGCCCACGGAAGATGTCGTCGACGCGACTTTATGGGTGGTGCGTTTTCCCCGCATCGTGATGGCGATTGCGGTGGGTGCGTCTTTGGCGGTCGGTGGGGCACTGATGCAGGCCGTTTTTGGCAACCCCTTAGCGGAACCCGGTGTGGTGGGTGTGTCATCTGGGGCAGCCCTTGGGGCATCCATTGCCATCGTGTTTGGTGTTCAATTCGCGGGCGGTGGGGTCGCAGCGCTTGCCTTCGTTGGTGGCCTGTTGGCCACATTGCTCGTTTATGCGGTGGCTCGCGCCGGGGGTCGCACCGAGGTGGTCACCCTGTTGCTGACCGGTATTGCGATCAACGCTTTTGCTCAAGCCGGTCTCGCTTTTGTCCTCTTTCTGGCCGATACGGCCAGTCGGGAACAAATTGTCTTTTGGCAGCTGGGCTCATTGGCCGGCTCATTGTGGTCGGAAGTAGTGGTCGTCGTGCCCCTGCTGTTGGTGGGAATGTTGGCCGCGGTCGTACTGGCTAGGCAACTCGATGTGTTGGCTTTGGGGGAGCGAAACGCCCGCCATTTGGGTGTTGATGTGGAGGCTTTGCGCATCGTGGTCATCGTGTTGGTGGCGTTGCTCACCGCGGCAGCGGTGGCCTTTGCGGGAATTATCGCGTTTGTGGGTTTGGTTGTCCCCCACATCATCCGCATGGTGTTGGGCCCCGCCCACCGCGGGCTGTTGTGGGCGAGTGCTGTCGGTGGTGCGACGCTGCTGTTGTGGGCGGACTTGCTCACAAGGACCCTTGTTCAGGGCGCAGATTTGCCCATCGGAATGCTCACCGCGCTGGTGGGTGGACCCTTCTTCTTTGCGCTGCTTTACCAGCAGCGGCGAAAGAGCGGGGGGTGGATGTGA
- a CDS encoding ABC transporter ATP-binding protein, whose product MSHTAREASNLLELRTVSVVRTKRTIVADVSLGIHPGEVFALVGPNGAGKSTLLGALSGEIQPSTGEALINGVPTKNYRPKQLSQLRAILLQSNQVSFPFTVSQVVEMGRNPWAGTPRADDDEASIARAMDSVGVVDLASRRFGELSGGEKARVSLARVLAQDTDVLLLDEPTAALDLHHQDRVMRVIRRHSRIADDGSVGDSSASSATPAVTRRAVVVVVHDLSLAAAYADRVGLIVGGALVAVGTPDEVMTKDILSDAYQVSLDVTRAPDGNLMVVPTRGVIN is encoded by the coding sequence GTGAGCCACACTGCCCGGGAAGCCTCCAACCTGTTAGAGCTGCGCACTGTCAGCGTGGTGCGCACAAAGCGCACCATTGTCGCTGACGTGTCCTTGGGTATTCACCCCGGAGAAGTCTTTGCCTTGGTCGGGCCAAACGGTGCCGGAAAGTCGACACTCCTGGGCGCCTTATCGGGAGAAATACAGCCGTCGACGGGTGAGGCACTGATCAATGGCGTGCCGACAAAAAATTACCGACCCAAACAGCTTTCTCAATTGCGGGCCATTTTGTTGCAGTCCAATCAAGTCTCTTTTCCTTTCACCGTGTCTCAGGTGGTGGAAATGGGCCGAAATCCTTGGGCGGGAACGCCCCGCGCTGATGACGATGAAGCGAGTATTGCCCGCGCCATGGATTCGGTGGGTGTGGTGGATTTAGCATCCAGGCGTTTTGGGGAACTCTCGGGCGGTGAAAAGGCCAGAGTGTCGCTCGCTCGAGTCCTCGCGCAAGACACCGACGTGTTGTTGTTGGATGAACCCACTGCCGCATTGGATTTGCACCATCAAGACCGGGTGATGCGGGTGATTAGAAGGCACTCCCGCATTGCCGATGACGGCAGTGTCGGCGATTCGTCTGCTTCATCGGCGACGCCGGCGGTGACGCGGCGGGCCGTGGTGGTCGTCGTGCATGATTTGTCTCTCGCCGCCGCCTACGCCGACCGGGTGGGTCTGATCGTGGGTGGTGCGCTGGTGGCGGTGGGAACACCCGATGAAGTGATGACCAAAGATATTTTGAGTGACGCCTATCAGGTGTCACTCGACGTGACTCGTGCACCCGATGGGAACCTCATGGTGGTCCCCACCAGAGGGGTCATTAATTAA
- a CDS encoding GNAT family N-acetyltransferase: protein MPIRHEPEASRYVLLDDEGDFAGEVEYDTQGDTLLLVRAEVPMERRGGGYGVTLVRETLEMIRDEKHGKVQPICPFIAKFMVKNPEFQALRA, encoded by the coding sequence ATGCCGATTCGTCACGAACCTGAAGCCTCCCGTTACGTCCTACTCGATGATGAGGGTGACTTTGCCGGTGAGGTCGAATATGACACACAGGGTGACACCCTGCTTCTTGTTCGCGCGGAAGTCCCCATGGAGCGACGCGGAGGCGGCTACGGCGTCACCCTGGTGCGAGAAACGCTAGAAATGATTCGGGACGAAAAACACGGCAAAGTCCAACCGATTTGTCCCTTTATTGCCAAATTCATGGTCAAAAATCCTGAATTCCAAGCCCTGAGGGCTTAA
- a CDS encoding MalY/PatB family protein, with translation MSLPTHPYDHISEADLIAKGSLKWTHFPGTLPAFVAEMDFPLAPAISHALAEAAQREQYGYLPEPVKREMREATKDFFARSYQWDIPAERIYPTGDVLAAYEVVIRRLVTPGTPIIVPTPAYMPFLTLTKQLDHPVIEVPMLNLDGQRPTLDLDTIGAHLQGDAELVVLCNPHNPLGLVHTKAELRALANVVEAHGGLVFSDEIHAPLVFGDKKHIPYASIGDVAAAHSVTATSASKAWNLPGLKCAQLVVTADRHQEILKPLEFTVSHSASTPGVLATTAAYRDEGPWLTELKDYQRGNLEMIDHFQEEHLPGAHYRIPEGTYIAWLDARSVRIGDQENPAEYFREHAKVSLTDGASCGVAGIGHVRLIAATPRPILTKILQQLSDHWVVE, from the coding sequence GTGTCTTTACCCACACATCCGTACGACCACATCAGTGAAGCGGACCTGATTGCCAAAGGGTCGCTGAAGTGGACCCACTTTCCGGGAACTTTGCCGGCTTTTGTGGCAGAGATGGATTTCCCTCTCGCTCCGGCCATTTCTCACGCACTGGCCGAAGCGGCACAGCGCGAACAGTATGGCTACCTTCCCGAGCCGGTCAAGCGCGAGATGCGAGAAGCCACCAAAGATTTTTTTGCCCGGAGCTACCAGTGGGACATTCCCGCCGAGCGGATTTACCCCACGGGTGACGTGTTAGCCGCCTACGAGGTGGTCATTCGACGGCTGGTGACGCCCGGTACTCCCATCATTGTTCCCACACCGGCGTATATGCCTTTTCTCACCCTCACCAAACAACTTGACCACCCGGTGATTGAAGTGCCGATGCTGAATCTAGACGGCCAGCGGCCCACACTCGATCTCGACACCATTGGGGCGCATTTGCAGGGCGATGCCGAATTGGTGGTGCTGTGCAACCCGCACAACCCGCTGGGTCTTGTGCACACTAAAGCCGAGCTGCGGGCGTTGGCCAACGTGGTCGAAGCCCACGGGGGGCTGGTGTTTTCTGATGAAATTCATGCGCCCTTGGTCTTCGGCGACAAGAAACATATCCCTTACGCCAGCATCGGCGATGTGGCTGCCGCGCACAGCGTGACAGCCACTTCGGCGTCTAAAGCGTGGAACCTGCCGGGGCTCAAATGCGCGCAGCTGGTCGTGACGGCCGATCGCCACCAGGAGATCCTGAAACCTCTCGAGTTCACGGTGTCTCACAGTGCCTCCACGCCGGGTGTGTTAGCGACTACTGCTGCCTACCGCGACGAAGGCCCCTGGTTGACTGAACTGAAGGATTATCAGCGAGGCAACCTGGAAATGATTGACCACTTCCAGGAAGAACACCTCCCGGGTGCGCACTACCGAATCCCCGAAGGCACCTACATTGCGTGGCTCGATGCGCGATCTGTGCGCATTGGGGACCAGGAAAACCCTGCAGAATATTTTCGTGAACACGCGAAAGTGTCTCTCACCGACGGGGCGTCGTGTGGTGTGGCCGGCATTGGCCATGTGCGACTGATTGCGGCAACACCGAGACCCATCCTCACAAAAATTCTTCAGCAGCTGTCAGACCACTGGGTTGTTGAATAG
- the pheA gene encoding prephenate dehydratase → MTTTPARYSYLGPEGTFTWEALRLVDGAENGEWISVANLGEALDDVVTGRSDYAMIAIENSVEGGVSATQDALAHIPDLRIVGEYQVPVRFALVAPAGVGLEQVELLAAHPVAYAQCRRWLEANLPRHTHIPSSSNVQAARDALEDDGVHAALAPRGITERVNVEVLADDIGDNPSAETRFVLVQKGGPVPKRTGSDKTSIIAELPDDRPGRLLEMLEQFATRGVNMSLLESRPIGDAMGRYRFVIDLDGHIHDERVADALMGLRRFSPKVIFLGSYPRANGHTPSVSPRYTDEAFIDARRWLDAVAEGEPSES, encoded by the coding sequence ATGACCACCACACCTGCCCGTTACAGCTATTTGGGCCCAGAAGGAACCTTCACCTGGGAAGCCCTGCGCCTGGTTGATGGTGCCGAAAACGGTGAGTGGATCAGTGTCGCCAACCTGGGTGAGGCACTCGACGATGTGGTGACAGGCCGCAGCGATTACGCCATGATTGCCATCGAAAACAGTGTGGAGGGTGGCGTGAGTGCCACCCAAGATGCGTTGGCCCACATTCCCGATTTGCGGATCGTGGGGGAATACCAAGTGCCGGTGCGGTTCGCCTTGGTTGCTCCCGCTGGGGTGGGGCTTGAACAGGTTGAGTTGCTCGCTGCCCACCCGGTGGCCTATGCGCAATGTCGGCGGTGGCTGGAGGCCAATCTTCCCCGCCACACCCACATTCCCTCTTCTTCCAATGTGCAAGCAGCGCGAGACGCCCTCGAGGATGATGGCGTCCACGCTGCCCTCGCGCCGCGGGGGATCACTGAGCGGGTGAATGTGGAAGTGCTCGCTGACGATATTGGCGATAACCCGAGTGCGGAAACCCGTTTTGTTCTGGTTCAAAAGGGTGGCCCAGTTCCCAAGCGGACAGGCTCGGATAAAACCAGCATCATCGCTGAGCTACCCGATGACCGCCCCGGGCGTCTGCTGGAAATGTTGGAACAGTTCGCCACCCGCGGGGTCAACATGAGCCTGTTGGAATCGAGACCTATCGGTGATGCGATGGGTCGCTACCGGTTTGTCATTGACCTGGATGGCCACATTCACGATGAGCGCGTCGCTGATGCGTTGATGGGCTTGCGGCGCTTCAGCCCCAAAGTCATATTCCTTGGGTCATACCCTCGCGCAAACGGCCACACGCCTTCCGTGTCACCGCGTTACACCGACGAAGCGTTTATCGACGCACGTCGATGGTTAGACGCTGTCGCCGAGGGCGAGCCAAGCGAGTCGTGA
- the serS gene encoding serine--tRNA ligase, translating to MIDPALLRDNPESIRQSLRARGGDVEDVDRAIAADEARRVAISEFETLRGEQNLYGKKVAKAQGDEKSTLVAAAKALAEKVKAAQATLQDAEAEAKKALYRLPNLVTDGVPPGGEENFHTLKTVGQKPTFDYPVQDHLDLAEALGIIDMDRGAKVSGSRFFFLVGAGALLENALMQRAIQVAVAHGFELMIPPTLVRPEVMQGTGFLGEHASEVYYLENDDLYLTGTSEVALAGYHSDEIIDLSAGPKRYAGLSTCYRREAGSHGRDVRGIIRVHQFQKLEMFSYTSQGDAEAEHERLLGWQEQLLGELGLHYRVIDVAAGDLGSSASRKYDIEAWIPSQEAYRELTSTSNCTTFQARRLGTRHRVEPDGNTEPVATLNGTLSTTRWIVALLETHQQPDGSIRVPESLQPFVGHDVIRPKGDQ from the coding sequence GTGATTGATCCCGCCCTCCTCCGCGACAATCCGGAGAGTATTCGCCAGTCACTTCGCGCCAGGGGTGGCGATGTGGAAGACGTCGATCGCGCGATTGCCGCTGATGAGGCACGGCGTGTGGCGATTTCCGAATTCGAAACCCTGCGGGGTGAACAAAACCTTTACGGCAAGAAAGTGGCCAAAGCCCAAGGGGACGAAAAAAGCACCCTCGTGGCGGCAGCCAAAGCGCTCGCCGAAAAAGTCAAAGCTGCCCAGGCAACCCTGCAAGACGCGGAAGCGGAAGCTAAGAAGGCTCTCTACCGACTGCCGAACCTGGTCACAGACGGTGTCCCACCAGGGGGCGAAGAAAACTTTCACACACTGAAAACTGTTGGACAGAAGCCCACTTTTGACTATCCGGTGCAGGACCATTTAGACCTCGCTGAAGCACTCGGGATTATCGACATGGACCGTGGTGCGAAGGTGTCCGGCTCACGCTTTTTTTTCCTGGTCGGGGCCGGTGCCCTTCTAGAAAACGCTCTCATGCAGCGAGCCATTCAGGTTGCGGTGGCTCACGGTTTTGAACTGATGATTCCCCCCACACTGGTTCGACCAGAAGTGATGCAGGGCACAGGCTTTTTGGGAGAGCACGCGTCCGAGGTGTACTACCTGGAAAACGATGACCTGTATTTGACCGGCACCAGCGAAGTGGCACTGGCCGGTTACCACTCAGACGAAATCATCGATTTGAGTGCGGGACCCAAGCGCTACGCCGGCCTGTCGACGTGTTACCGGCGGGAAGCCGGATCACACGGTCGCGATGTCCGGGGCATCATCCGAGTACACCAGTTTCAAAAACTGGAAATGTTTAGCTACACCAGCCAGGGTGACGCCGAAGCGGAACATGAACGGCTGCTGGGTTGGCAAGAACAACTGCTGGGTGAATTGGGGCTGCACTACCGGGTTATTGATGTGGCGGCAGGCGATTTGGGCTCCAGTGCGTCACGCAAATACGACATCGAAGCGTGGATTCCCTCCCAAGAGGCCTACCGTGAACTCACCAGCACATCCAACTGCACCACCTTCCAAGCCCGCAGGCTCGGCACGAGGCACCGCGTCGAACCAGATGGCAACACCGAACCAGTCGCCACACTCAATGGAACCCTCTCCACGACCCGCTGGATTGTTGCCCTGTTAGAAACCCACCAGCAACCCGATGGTTCGATTCGTGTTCCAGAATCCTTACAACCGTTTGTTGGCCATGATGTGATTCGGCCCAAGGGAGATCAGTGA
- a CDS encoding HAD family hydrolase translates to MTDVAPGIDQPPRTWSADSWLVALDIDGTVLHENGALSDHVVREVRRVRDEGHEVTLATGRSVSLTLPVLEQLELSPEFVVSSNGAITLKRDPTAPRGYRREHVEHFDPTPVLQSIKERLPHANYAVENETGLYRYTGWFPDGALDIETEEVAFDDLLTTVATRVVVIAPGHDADDFRQAVEDLGLHQVSYAVGWTNWLDIAPDGVNKSTALERVRHTLGFARNRVMAIGDGRNDIEMFQWAGIEGRAVAMGQAPPDVLEHATEVTRADVEDGVAWALKSLKGVV, encoded by the coding sequence GTGACCGACGTCGCTCCCGGCATTGACCAGCCTCCTCGCACCTGGTCGGCCGACTCGTGGTTGGTTGCCCTCGATATTGACGGCACGGTGCTTCACGAAAACGGTGCCCTGTCTGATCACGTGGTGCGTGAAGTGCGACGGGTACGCGACGAAGGTCACGAAGTCACTCTGGCTACTGGCCGCTCGGTGTCACTGACGCTTCCCGTGTTGGAGCAACTGGAATTGAGTCCTGAGTTTGTCGTGTCGTCAAATGGGGCAATTACCCTCAAGCGTGACCCCACAGCACCGAGGGGTTACCGCCGTGAACACGTCGAACACTTTGACCCCACACCGGTGTTGCAGTCCATTAAGGAGCGGCTTCCGCACGCGAATTATGCGGTGGAAAACGAAACGGGGCTCTATCGCTACACGGGGTGGTTTCCAGACGGTGCTCTCGATATTGAGACCGAAGAAGTCGCCTTCGACGACCTCTTGACGACGGTAGCGACCCGCGTAGTGGTTATCGCCCCTGGACACGACGCCGACGATTTCCGACAAGCCGTCGAAGACTTGGGTTTGCACCAAGTCAGCTATGCGGTGGGGTGGACTAACTGGTTAGACATTGCGCCCGACGGTGTCAACAAGTCCACTGCCTTGGAGCGTGTCCGCCACACTTTGGGGTTTGCGAGAAACCGAGTGATGGCCATCGGTGACGGCCGAAACGATATTGAGATGTTTCAGTGGGCCGGAATCGAAGGCCGCGCCGTGGCAATGGGTCAAGCACCACCCGATGTGCTCGAACACGCCACCGAAGTGACCCGAGCGGATGTGGAAGACGGGGTCGCCTGGGCACTCAAGAGCCTCAAAGGCGTGGTTTAG